In Flavobacterium endoglycinae, one DNA window encodes the following:
- a CDS encoding RDD family protein yields the protein MSELSINTTQNVKINFIAATAGERLGAYFIDLFIKGCYIAFISWFFFYVLNFEKVLRGVDSWSYGAVLLMLYFPVIIYSITLESIFEGQSFGKKLVKIKVVKIDGYQAGFGDYLMRWFFRIIDFTSFYGLVGLIAIVSSKKSQRLGDMVAGTAVITLKNKINISHTILEEIGDSYVPTYPLVIKLSDNDMRIIKETYQRAIAKNDQEIIYKLVEKIESVSGIKNQSGNNNDFIRVILKDYNFYTQHM from the coding sequence ATGTCAGAATTATCTATTAATACGACACAAAATGTTAAAATAAATTTTATTGCCGCTACAGCAGGCGAAAGATTAGGTGCCTATTTTATCGATTTGTTCATAAAAGGCTGTTATATCGCTTTTATAAGCTGGTTTTTCTTTTATGTGCTAAACTTCGAAAAAGTATTGAGAGGTGTCGATTCATGGTCGTATGGTGCTGTGCTGCTAATGCTGTATTTTCCGGTCATAATTTATTCCATAACTTTAGAAAGTATTTTTGAAGGACAGTCTTTTGGAAAAAAACTGGTAAAAATAAAAGTAGTAAAAATAGATGGATACCAGGCAGGTTTTGGAGATTATTTGATGCGCTGGTTTTTCAGAATTATAGATTTTACTAGTTTTTACGGTCTAGTAGGTTTAATTGCAATTGTTTCCAGCAAAAAATCACAAAGATTAGGTGATATGGTGGCAGGAACAGCTGTTATAACCTTAAAAAATAAAATCAATATTAGTCATACGATTCTGGAAGAAATTGGAGATTCGTATGTGCCGACTTATCCTTTAGTAATCAAACTTTCGGATAACGATATGCGAATTATTAAAGAAACCTATCAGAGGGCAATTGCAAAAAACGATCAGGAGATTATTTACAAACTGGTAGAAAAAATTGAAAGTGTAAGCGGTATCAAAAACCAGTCTGGTAATAACAATGATTTTATCAGAGTGATATTGAAAGATTACAATTTCTATACACAGCATATGTAA
- a CDS encoding AAA family ATPase: MDDINTPETGIVNENVNENVNFETRINLAPLLEHVNAIKKEIETVIVGQHKMVDQLLVAILSNGHVLLEGVPGVAKTITAKLLAKTLNIDFSRIQFTPDLMPSDILGTSIFNLKNSEFEFKKGPIFSNLVLIDEINRAPAKTQAALFEVMEERQITIDGSGFKLEAPFLVIATQNPIEQEGTYRLPEAQLDRFLFKITIDYPKLNEEILIIQKEHQLQDHGKLEAIKTILSSSEINEYQGLVKQIRVEQNLLEYIARIVVNTRENAFLYLGASPRASIAILNASKGFAAIRGRDFVTPEDIKEAAIPVLQHRVIVTPEREMEGITSSEIIKQIIETVEIPR, from the coding sequence ATGGACGATATCAATACACCAGAAACAGGAATCGTAAACGAGAATGTAAACGAAAACGTAAATTTCGAAACCAGAATAAATCTGGCACCTTTATTAGAACATGTAAATGCGATTAAAAAAGAAATCGAAACCGTAATTGTAGGACAACATAAAATGGTTGACCAGCTTTTGGTCGCTATTTTATCAAACGGACATGTTTTATTAGAAGGTGTTCCCGGAGTTGCCAAAACTATTACCGCAAAACTGCTTGCCAAAACCTTAAATATTGATTTCAGTCGAATCCAGTTTACACCGGATTTAATGCCTTCAGATATTTTAGGAACTTCTATTTTCAACTTAAAAAATTCTGAATTTGAGTTCAAAAAAGGGCCTATTTTCTCTAATTTGGTTTTAATTGATGAGATCAACCGTGCTCCTGCAAAAACACAGGCCGCTCTTTTTGAAGTTATGGAAGAGCGCCAGATTACAATTGACGGTTCAGGTTTTAAACTTGAAGCTCCGTTTTTAGTAATTGCTACACAAAACCCAATCGAACAAGAAGGAACTTACCGACTTCCAGAAGCGCAGTTAGACCGTTTTCTATTCAAAATCACCATTGATTATCCAAAATTAAATGAAGAAATTCTGATTATCCAAAAAGAGCACCAATTACAGGATCACGGAAAACTAGAAGCGATTAAAACCATTCTTTCTTCATCTGAAATAAATGAATACCAAGGTTTAGTAAAACAAATCAGAGTAGAGCAAAACTTATTAGAATACATTGCTCGAATTGTGGTAAATACACGAGAAAATGCCTTTTTATATTTGGGAGCTTCACCGCGTGCTTCAATTGCAATTTTAAATGCCTCTAAAGGTTTTGCAGCAATTCGCGGACGTGATTTCGTAACTCCTGAAGATATTAAAGAAGCTGCAATTCCAGTTCTTCAGCACCGTGTTATCGTAACTCCAGAACGTGAAATGGAAGGCATCACAAGCTCTGAAATTATCAAACAAATCATCGAAACAGTTGAAATACCGAGATAG
- a CDS encoding DegT/DnrJ/EryC1/StrS family aminotransferase, with amino-acid sequence MISFLDLKKINEPYETAFQQKLKSVLENGWYILGKEVETFEKAFAEYCGAKYCIVVGNGFDALVLIFKGYIELGKLQKGDEVIVPANTYIASILAILQADLVPVLVEPKLETYNINPDLIQEKITSKTKAILVVHLYGQLAEMEKINEIAEKNNLLIIQDSAQSHGVENQKSTAAYSFYPGKNLGCLGDGGAITTNDSALAKVLFTLRNYGSEKKYYNEYIGVNSRLDELQAGFLNLKLPNLDADNEKRRAIARRYLSEIKNEKIILPFWNFSNNHVFHLFVVRTENREDLQHYLSENNIQTVIHYPVPPHKQNAFQEWNHLSFPITEKIHNEVLSLPISPVLTETEIDFIIEILNQY; translated from the coding sequence ATGATATCTTTTCTTGATCTTAAAAAAATAAACGAACCGTATGAAACTGCTTTTCAGCAAAAACTGAAATCGGTTTTAGAGAACGGCTGGTATATTTTAGGAAAAGAAGTAGAAACATTCGAAAAGGCTTTCGCCGAATATTGCGGAGCAAAATATTGCATTGTCGTTGGGAATGGATTTGATGCTTTGGTACTTATTTTTAAAGGATATATTGAACTCGGAAAACTTCAAAAAGGTGATGAAGTTATAGTTCCTGCCAATACTTATATTGCCAGTATCTTGGCGATTTTACAAGCCGATTTAGTTCCTGTTTTGGTTGAGCCCAAACTCGAAACCTACAATATAAACCCCGATTTAATTCAAGAAAAAATTACTTCAAAAACAAAAGCTATTTTGGTCGTTCATTTATACGGACAATTAGCTGAAATGGAGAAAATAAATGAAATAGCAGAAAAAAATAATCTATTGATTATTCAGGATTCTGCTCAATCTCACGGGGTAGAAAATCAAAAATCAACAGCAGCTTACAGTTTTTATCCCGGAAAAAACTTGGGATGTTTAGGCGATGGCGGAGCAATTACCACAAACGATTCGGCATTAGCAAAAGTACTTTTTACGCTTCGGAATTATGGTTCTGAGAAAAAGTATTATAACGAATACATTGGTGTAAATTCAAGATTAGATGAATTACAGGCAGGATTTTTAAATTTAAAATTACCAAATTTAGACGCTGACAACGAGAAACGAAGAGCGATTGCAAGACGATATTTGTCTGAAATTAAAAATGAAAAAATCATACTTCCGTTTTGGAATTTTTCAAATAATCATGTTTTTCATTTGTTTGTGGTTCGAACAGAAAATAGAGAAGATTTGCAGCACTATTTAAGCGAAAATAATATCCAAACTGTTATTCATTATCCAGTTCCGCCTCACAAACAAAACGCGTTCCAGGAATGGAATCATTTATCTTTTCCCATAACCGAAAAGATTCACAACGAAGTTTTAAGTCTGCCGATCAGTCCGGTTTTAACCGAAACGGAAATTGATTTTATTATAGAAATCTTAAATCAATATTAA
- a CDS encoding sugar 3,4-ketoisomerase gives MKTTIHDIQYIKFPVVEDVRGNLAFIQNDILPFEFKRIYYLFDIPSNAFRGGHSHIQQHEILVALSGSFYVTLDDGFQKTKILLNKPDTGLHLVNGLWRELEDFSSGAVCLVLSSDVFDENDYIRDYDKFLMSKK, from the coding sequence ATGAAAACGACAATTCATGATATTCAATATATAAAATTTCCTGTAGTAGAGGACGTTCGTGGTAATTTGGCTTTTATACAAAATGATATTCTGCCTTTTGAATTCAAACGAATTTACTATCTTTTTGATATTCCAAGTAATGCTTTTAGAGGAGGACATTCGCATATTCAGCAACATGAAATTTTAGTGGCGCTTAGCGGTAGCTTTTATGTCACTTTGGATGATGGTTTTCAAAAAACTAAAATTTTATTAAATAAGCCAGATACTGGTCTGCATTTAGTAAATGGACTATGGCGAGAACTTGAAGATTTTTCATCAGGAGCAGTATGTCTTGTTTTATCGTCAGATGTTTTTGATGAGAACGATTACATAAGAGATTATGACAAATTTTTGATGTCTAAAAAATGA
- a CDS encoding O-antigen translocase has product MFKITSLNSFSVALKIGIGLITSKILAIFVGPNGMALVGNLRNFSTSLETICTLGFQNGIVKYTAENEQSKTKLHKIITTVFITMLCIAVFLSSILFLTAYYWNYKIFGSNTGYLLVFKVLALVLPGYGLSIFFIAVINGLGKFKKVIWINIIGNIIGLLTSIFLILQFKTIGALMSIVIAPALLFLITFYLVQKEIQFLQIIKLHLFDFKILKNLSSYSLMALVSSVFGPFVFLAIRNHIIQNLGIDEAGYWETMTRISTYYLMFVSTILSVYFLPKLAKAENNLETRKVFLQYYKFILPVFVLAVTILYFLRHFIIQLLFTKDFLPVTDLFFWQLLGDVFKVCSLILGYQFFAKKKTSAFILTELFSLAILYFFSLYFIKMYGIEGVVMGYALDNFIYFILLLFYFRSVFLRKIRF; this is encoded by the coding sequence TTGTTTAAGATTACTTCTTTAAACAGTTTTAGTGTTGCTTTAAAAATCGGAATCGGACTCATCACATCAAAAATATTAGCCATTTTCGTAGGTCCAAACGGAATGGCGCTTGTTGGAAATCTCCGTAATTTTTCAACGTCTCTTGAAACGATTTGTACGTTAGGTTTTCAAAATGGAATCGTAAAATACACCGCTGAAAATGAACAAAGTAAAACCAAACTCCACAAGATAATTACAACCGTTTTTATAACGATGCTTTGTATTGCAGTCTTTTTAAGCTCTATTTTATTTCTAACTGCGTATTATTGGAACTATAAAATTTTTGGAAGTAACACAGGATATCTTCTTGTTTTCAAGGTTTTAGCATTGGTTTTGCCAGGTTACGGACTTTCTATTTTTTTTATAGCTGTAATTAATGGTTTAGGGAAATTCAAAAAAGTAATCTGGATCAACATCATCGGAAACATCATTGGTTTGTTGACTTCCATTTTCCTGATTTTACAATTTAAAACTATTGGAGCTTTAATGTCAATTGTAATTGCACCTGCGTTGTTGTTTCTTATTACCTTTTATCTGGTTCAAAAAGAAATTCAATTTCTTCAGATTATAAAATTACATTTATTTGATTTCAAGATTTTAAAAAATCTATCATCTTATTCTTTAATGGCACTGGTTTCATCTGTTTTTGGACCTTTTGTATTTCTGGCAATCCGAAATCATATTATTCAGAATTTAGGAATTGACGAAGCTGGATATTGGGAAACGATGACGAGAATTTCTACATATTATTTAATGTTTGTCAGCACCATTCTGAGTGTTTATTTTCTTCCCAAATTAGCAAAAGCCGAAAATAATTTAGAAACGAGAAAAGTTTTTTTACAGTATTACAAATTTATTCTTCCAGTGTTTGTCTTGGCTGTGACAATCCTATATTTTTTGAGACATTTTATTATCCAATTACTTTTTACAAAAGACTTTTTACCTGTAACTGATTTGTTTTTCTGGCAGCTTTTGGGAGATGTATTTAAAGTTTGTTCTCTTATTTTAGGATATCAGTTTTTTGCGAAAAAAAAGACCTCTGCATTTATTCTAACCGAACTATTTTCGCTGGCAATTCTGTATTTTTTCAGTCTGTATTTCATTAAAATGTATGGAATCGAAGGAGTTGTAATGGGATACGCGCTGGATAATTTTATTTATTTTATTTTGTTGCTTTTTTATTTTCGATCTGTTTTTTTAAGAAAAATTAGATTTTAA
- a CDS encoding DUF4350 domain-containing protein: protein MNKNIKLYIGILVLIFILILISDNNKQKPIDWRPTFSVNDKIPFGLYVFDKEIGGIFKNEKIQRIADVTPYEFLDSKYVDDTLTNGTYSVKGTFINISPNNNIDDQSMKEIMYFVSHGNNAFLSMVDFPKPLLDTLKIAYASNFLKTKNNSVWFANKKLSTKKYKAIADIGDYFSKIDTLNTTVLGYQGEPGSKKNINFIKVPYKNGYFFLHTYPIAFTNYNLLKKDRYQYTEKALSYIPKGNILWYTKVQSEEGISSSPMRYILSQPALKWAWYMFLIGMLIFMIFNAKRKQRIVPILQPLPNLTVDFTKTIGNLYYQEGDHTNIIDKKIIYFLEKIRTEYLIDTTKLDDDFIKKLHLKTGKNEADIQELVFLINEHRNSYHDSIEADLIRINNAIEKILH from the coding sequence ATGAATAAAAATATTAAACTATACATTGGTATTCTGGTTTTAATTTTCATATTAATCTTAATTTCAGATAATAATAAACAGAAACCAATTGACTGGCGACCAACTTTTTCGGTCAATGACAAAATCCCTTTTGGATTATATGTTTTTGATAAGGAAATTGGCGGTATTTTCAAAAATGAAAAAATCCAGAGAATTGCAGATGTCACTCCTTATGAATTTTTAGATTCAAAATATGTTGACGATACGCTGACTAACGGGACTTATTCTGTAAAAGGAACTTTCATCAATATTTCACCAAATAATAATATTGATGATCAGTCTATGAAAGAAATCATGTATTTCGTATCGCACGGAAACAATGCTTTTTTAAGCATGGTCGATTTTCCAAAGCCATTACTAGATACTTTAAAAATAGCTTACGCTTCTAATTTTTTAAAGACCAAAAACAATTCTGTATGGTTTGCTAATAAAAAATTGAGCACCAAAAAATACAAAGCAATTGCTGATATTGGGGATTATTTCTCAAAAATAGATACACTCAACACCACTGTTTTAGGTTATCAGGGAGAACCGGGAAGCAAAAAGAACATTAACTTTATAAAAGTTCCGTACAAAAACGGTTATTTCTTTCTGCATACGTATCCAATTGCTTTTACTAATTATAATCTGCTGAAGAAAGACCGTTATCAATATACCGAAAAAGCATTGTCGTATATCCCAAAAGGAAACATTTTATGGTACACAAAAGTGCAGAGTGAAGAAGGTATTTCTTCCTCGCCAATGCGTTACATTTTAAGTCAGCCCGCTTTAAAATGGGCGTGGTATATGTTCTTAATCGGAATGTTGATTTTTATGATTTTCAATGCCAAACGTAAACAGCGTATTGTTCCTATTTTACAGCCGCTGCCAAACCTGACCGTTGATTTCACCAAAACAATTGGAAATCTATACTATCAAGAAGGCGATCATACCAATATTATTGACAAAAAAATTATCTATTTCTTAGAAAAAATAAGAACCGAATATTTGATCGATACCACAAAACTCGATGATGATTTTATTAAAAAGCTGCATCTGAAAACTGGTAAAAACGAAGCCGATATACAAGAACTTGTGTTTTTAATTAACGAACATCGAAACAGTTATCACGACAGCATTGAAGCGGATTTAATCCGAATTAATAATGCAATTGAAAAGATTTTACACTAA
- a CDS encoding trimeric intracellular cation channel family protein translates to MFHLLDIIGTMAFAMSGALTAMHKKLDPFGVFIIAFVTAVGGGTLRDVLIGRTPVGWMCDMQYVYVIILGYFLAIIFRKSFDKLRTSLFLFDTIGLGVFTLIGLERGILTGLHPAICIALGTMTACFGGVIRDILCNEIPNVFREEIYATICILGGIVFFGLRKLNLDDDILYLVTSLVIIIIRLLAVKYKWNLKAFDHK, encoded by the coding sequence ATGTTCCATTTATTAGATATTATTGGTACGATGGCATTTGCAATGTCTGGAGCTTTAACGGCGATGCATAAAAAGCTGGATCCGTTTGGGGTTTTTATAATTGCATTTGTAACAGCAGTTGGAGGAGGAACACTTCGAGATGTTTTAATTGGCAGAACGCCAGTAGGATGGATGTGTGATATGCAATATGTATACGTAATTATTCTTGGGTATTTTTTAGCTATTATTTTCAGAAAAAGTTTTGATAAACTTAGAACTTCTCTTTTTTTATTTGACACAATCGGACTTGGGGTTTTTACTTTAATAGGTCTTGAAAGAGGGATTTTAACGGGACTTCATCCAGCAATTTGTATTGCGCTGGGGACTATGACGGCTTGTTTTGGCGGCGTAATCAGAGATATTTTGTGCAATGAAATTCCGAATGTTTTTAGAGAAGAAATATATGCAACGATCTGTATTCTAGGAGGAATTGTATTTTTTGGTCTCAGAAAATTAAATTTAGACGATGATATTTTATATCTCGTTACTTCTTTGGTTATCATTATAATCAGGTTGCTGGCAGTTAAGTACAAATGGAATTTAAAAGCATTTGACCACAAATAA
- a CDS encoding GNAT family N-acetyltransferase, whose amino-acid sequence MSQYTIKKYEESDYALWNDFVNQAKNATFLFHRDFMEYHKDRFEDFSLLIFEEEKLKAILPANKQGNSIHSHQGLTYGGLVYREQTKLKSVISIFRNLLFFLDENNFDKLFLKTLPSIYHLKPSEEILYALFLAEAKLIRRDSLSVIDLQQEKTISKIRKRGIKKAISNELIIKEENQFELFWSKILIPNLEKTHHAKPVHSIEEIHILKSFFPENIHQFNIYKDDEIVGGTTVFETQNVAHCQYISKNPDKEDLGSLDYLFHYLIEERFSQKRFFDFGISNENQGKNLNEGLTYWKESFGASTIVHDFYEVDTVNYTKLEDILI is encoded by the coding sequence GTGAGTCAGTACACCATAAAAAAATACGAGGAAAGTGATTATGCGTTATGGAACGATTTTGTAAATCAGGCCAAAAATGCCACATTTTTATTTCATCGTGATTTTATGGAATACCATAAAGATCGTTTTGAAGATTTTTCGCTTTTAATTTTTGAAGAAGAAAAACTTAAAGCGATTCTTCCTGCCAATAAACAAGGAAATTCCATTCATTCACATCAAGGACTTACTTACGGCGGACTTGTTTATAGAGAACAGACAAAACTAAAATCAGTGATTTCTATTTTTAGAAATCTTTTGTTTTTTTTGGATGAAAATAATTTCGATAAACTATTCCTTAAAACACTTCCTTCCATTTACCATTTAAAACCTTCTGAAGAAATTTTATACGCTTTGTTTTTGGCAGAAGCAAAACTGATTAGACGTGATTCACTTTCTGTGATTGATTTGCAGCAGGAGAAAACAATTTCTAAAATTAGAAAAAGAGGCATAAAAAAAGCTATTTCAAACGAATTGATTATTAAAGAAGAAAATCAATTTGAATTATTTTGGAGCAAAATTCTTATTCCGAATTTAGAAAAAACACACCACGCAAAACCAGTTCATTCAATTGAGGAAATACATATCTTAAAATCTTTTTTTCCTGAAAACATCCATCAGTTTAATATTTATAAAGATGATGAAATTGTAGGCGGAACAACGGTTTTTGAAACACAAAATGTAGCGCATTGCCAGTATATTTCAAAAAATCCTGATAAAGAAGATTTAGGAAGTCTGGATTATCTTTTTCATTACTTGATTGAGGAACGATTTTCTCAAAAACGGTTTTTTGATTTTGGAATTTCAAATGAAAATCAAGGGAAAAATCTGAACGAAGGATTAACGTATTGGAAAGAAAGTTTTGGCGCTAGTACGATTGTGCACGATTTTTATGAAGTTGATACTGTTAATTATACTAAATTAGAAGATATTCTTATTTAA
- a CDS encoding stage II sporulation protein M, with protein MREIAFIKQNKEKWLEFELAIFGKAKKNPDELANLYIQLMNDLSYAQTYYPKSKTVIYLNHLASQIYQKIYKTKRTEKNKIVEFFATEVPLLLYQYKRYLLYAFVLFFATVAMGVVSARYDQNFVRLILGDDYVNMTLDNIKKGNPMAVYGSGSNWGSFIGITMNNLYVGARCYLYGIIGGVGTFYVFLQNSLMLGAFQYFFYEQNVFWKSVRGIWIHGSMEIFAIVIESAAGFILGASILFPKTFSRMNSFKIGFKNSFKIFLSTFPFTISAGFLEGFITRYSIDMPNWLSSLIILSTLGIISFYYLVYPFIVHKKVHKLSAQSN; from the coding sequence ATGAGAGAAATTGCATTTATAAAACAAAATAAAGAAAAATGGCTGGAATTTGAGCTAGCTATTTTCGGTAAAGCTAAGAAAAATCCTGACGAATTAGCTAATTTGTACATTCAATTAATGAATGACTTGTCGTATGCACAAACTTACTATCCTAAAAGTAAGACGGTTATCTATTTAAACCATCTTGCTTCACAGATTTACCAAAAAATATACAAAACGAAGCGAACAGAGAAAAACAAAATTGTCGAATTTTTCGCAACGGAAGTTCCGCTTTTGCTTTATCAATACAAAAGATACCTATTATATGCTTTTGTTCTGTTTTTTGCGACTGTAGCAATGGGAGTTGTTTCTGCCCGTTACGACCAGAATTTTGTCCGTTTGATATTAGGCGATGATTATGTAAATATGACTTTAGACAATATCAAAAAAGGAAATCCAATGGCTGTTTACGGTTCAGGTTCTAACTGGGGAAGTTTCATTGGTATTACCATGAACAACTTGTATGTAGGCGCAAGATGTTATTTATACGGAATTATTGGCGGAGTGGGAACTTTTTACGTTTTCCTTCAAAACTCATTAATGCTGGGCGCTTTTCAATATTTTTTCTATGAGCAGAATGTCTTCTGGAAAAGCGTACGCGGAATCTGGATTCACGGTTCAATGGAAATTTTTGCCATTGTAATCGAGTCTGCTGCCGGATTTATTTTAGGAGCTTCGATTTTGTTTCCAAAAACATTCTCCCGAATGAATTCTTTCAAAATTGGTTTTAAAAACAGCTTTAAAATATTCTTGAGCACGTTTCCATTTACAATAAGTGCCGGATTTCTTGAAGGCTTTATTACCAGATATTCCATAGATATGCCTAACTGGCTGAGCAGTCTTATCATATTATCTACGTTAGGAATAATTTCATTTTATTATCTGGTTTATCCTTTCATCGTTCATAAAAAAGTACACAAATTATCAGCCCAATCGAATTAA
- a CDS encoding DUF4129 domain-containing protein — protein MNRIFFILFFIFFCISSNAQEDSLYTEDPPKISSIKYTEKDIQTDSDAVEAKTFSKDYQKKYTDSDFVYEPKAPEKGLWERFKDWLASIFRNLFSFSTTEASLNFVAILIRVIAAIVIITVIYFIVKAIINKEGQWIFGKNSKKRTIQYSDIEKNIHLLDFEKLIQESLQAGEKRTVIRYYYLWLLKIMAQNNYIEWDIEKTNSDYLYELQKPAHREEFTYLSYLYNYIWYGEFEIDENTFAKAQNRFKNALKTFN, from the coding sequence ATGAATAGAATTTTCTTTATTTTATTTTTTATCTTTTTCTGTATTTCATCAAATGCACAGGAAGATAGTTTGTATACAGAAGATCCACCCAAAATTTCTTCCATAAAATATACCGAAAAAGACATCCAAACAGATTCAGATGCTGTTGAAGCCAAAACTTTTTCAAAAGATTATCAGAAAAAATATACTGATTCTGATTTTGTTTACGAACCAAAAGCACCCGAAAAAGGTCTTTGGGAACGTTTTAAAGATTGGCTGGCTAGTATTTTCCGAAATCTATTCTCTTTTAGTACAACTGAAGCTTCTTTAAATTTTGTTGCCATTCTGATCAGGGTTATTGCAGCCATTGTGATCATTACTGTGATTTATTTCATTGTAAAAGCGATCATCAATAAAGAAGGACAATGGATTTTTGGAAAAAATTCTAAAAAACGAACAATTCAATATTCTGATATTGAAAAGAATATCCATCTTTTAGATTTTGAAAAACTAATACAAGAAAGTCTTCAAGCAGGCGAAAAACGAACTGTTATACGATACTATTATCTTTGGCTGTTAAAAATAATGGCACAAAACAATTATATCGAATGGGATATTGAAAAAACCAATTCAGATTATTTATACGAACTTCAAAAACCGGCGCACAGAGAAGAATTCACCTATTTATCTTATCTCTACAATTATATCTGGTATGGAGAATTTGAGATTGACGAAAATACTTTCGCGAAAGCTCAAAACCGATTTAAGAATGCTTTAAAAACCTTTAACTAA
- a CDS encoding glycosyltransferase has protein sequence MRILLVGEYSLLHNSLKEGLIELGHEVILIGNKDGFRQYPLDYNFEPKYLNLKIFNIPRKIIYRLFKFDFAGLEAGFRFYLFLSKLQNFDVVQFINEASVKTTSNFELYLMKKLCATNKKSFMLSTGIDYSTLTFYIENQSKKSILQPYFKNPKEDKEFKAFYSYISKGHLKIHNFIKERFNGIIATDFDYVEANSKNPKYSGFIPCPVNTQKLGFKELVTNGKIIIFLGISKWSYHQKGIAFFEKALDIIKEKYPDRVEVITTNTIPYPVYIELYNKAHILLDQAYSCDQGYNALEAMAKGKVVFTGAESEFVEYYKITEKVCINALPDVDYLVQELSFLIENPAEITAIGKRARAFIEKEHNYIKIAQQYLDVWKS, from the coding sequence ATGAGGATTTTACTTGTTGGCGAATATAGTCTTTTACATAATTCTTTAAAAGAGGGACTAATTGAGCTTGGTCATGAAGTTATTTTAATTGGCAATAAAGACGGTTTTAGACAGTATCCTCTAGATTATAATTTTGAACCCAAATATCTTAATCTTAAAATATTTAATATTCCTCGAAAAATAATTTATCGTTTATTTAAATTTGATTTTGCAGGATTAGAAGCGGGATTTCGTTTTTATCTTTTTCTTTCCAAATTGCAAAACTTTGATGTGGTTCAGTTTATTAATGAAGCTTCTGTAAAAACGACTTCAAATTTTGAACTTTATCTTATGAAAAAGCTTTGTGCAACAAACAAAAAATCTTTCATGCTTTCAACTGGAATTGATTATTCTACACTGACATTTTATATTGAGAATCAATCTAAAAAATCAATTCTTCAACCTTATTTTAAGAATCCTAAAGAAGACAAAGAATTCAAAGCTTTCTATTCTTATATCAGCAAAGGTCATCTTAAAATTCACAACTTTATTAAAGAAAGATTCAATGGCATCATTGCAACTGATTTTGATTATGTAGAGGCAAATAGCAAAAATCCAAAATATTCAGGTTTTATTCCTTGTCCTGTTAATACCCAAAAACTCGGTTTCAAGGAACTTGTTACAAATGGAAAAATCATTATTTTTTTGGGCATAAGTAAATGGAGCTATCATCAGAAAGGGATTGCATTTTTTGAAAAAGCTTTGGATATAATCAAAGAAAAATATCCTGACAGAGTTGAAGTAATAACTACAAATACAATTCCTTATCCCGTTTATATCGAATTGTATAATAAGGCACATATTTTATTGGATCAGGCTTATTCCTGTGATCAAGGATACAATGCGCTTGAAGCAATGGCAAAAGGGAAAGTAGTGTTTACAGGTGCTGAATCTGAATTTGTAGAATATTACAAGATAACCGAAAAAGTATGCATTAATGCGCTCCCTGATGTTGACTACCTTGTTCAAGAATTATCTTTTCTTATAGAAAATCCTGCTGAAATTACTGCAATAGGAAAACGTGCGAGAGCTTTTATTGAGAAAGAGCATAATTATATTAAAATTGCACAGCAATATCTTGATGTTTGGAAAAGTTAA